CTACTTTCCTGATCCAATTCGAATTCTAATGATTTGAATTTAGGATCTCTCCTGGTTCTTTTCCACCAAATCCTTTTCGCGATGGCAAGGTAATAAGTCAGTAAGGATGACTCCTGGTTGAATTTGTCATTTCTAATATTTCGATCTACGGCTACCAATGCATCGTTACTTATTTCATCACCGTCATGAATATCTCCTCCATATTTCGCCACTAAATTAATAGCAGAATCTCGCCACCCTAGTTTGAAATATGCAAAATACAAAGCTTGATTCCGCATTTCATCCGGGCCCTTTATGGCTTTGATCAATTCCTCATCTGTTCTGAAAGTAATGCTCCTATTCATGCATTAGTTCCTACTTAGTAAATCTGGTACCCAATATAAATGCAAATCTTTGATTAGGTTAAGTTATGTAGTGTTTACGTATTACGTGTTCACATGCGAAAAGCGAACGGCATACAGCGATATCACGATTTTCCCGGCACTGCCTCCATCAGCAAGGCTAATGCTTTATTCAGATCCTCTCCTCCTTCCGGGGCACCTTTGTAATGTCCGAGGCGTACGACCACCAGGTCGTGTGAAGGGATGATGATGGTATATTGCCCGCCGGCGCCAGCCATAAAATAAGCATCCTTTGGTATTGGAAACCCTCCATCGCCATTGATCCAGAAGAAACCTCCGTAGATGGGCCTCCGGTCAGCTTTCCAGGCAGGAGCCAGTGTACTGACAAAGGCAGCATAACCCTCGGGGAGGATGCGCTCGCCATTCCAGACGCCGTCCTGGAGATAAAGATTACCCAGACGGGCCCAATCGCGGCCACTGGCAAATTCATAGCCCTGCAAGAGGAAATTGCCGGTTGGATCCGTCTCCATGATCATATCACGCACGCCAACTTTATCGAACAATGCCCGCTGCGGATAACTCAGGTAGTCCTCATGCAGGTTGTTCTCCACACCCAGCCGTACCAGGTAATTGATCAAAACCGGATCGGAGTTCCGGTAACGGCCGATGGTGTTTGGTGGCCACTCCTGCGGGCGGGTTGCTGCCCAATGAAAGGAGTTACCGGCATCGGTATAGACATACAGATGGTCCGGATAGCCCAATGACTCATCGTAATCCGGGTCCTGAGGCGCCCGAAAGCGCAACCCGGAAGACATATGCAAAATATCTTTAATGCGAATTTCCTGACGAGGATCTCCGGGCTCCTGCCATTCCGGCACCGGTGCTGACTGGTCCAGGGTGTAAACTCCTTTCTGCATCAGCGTCCCCAACAAGGTGGCCGTCAGACTCTTGCCCATTGACCAGCTCTCCAGCGGTGTATGCATGGTGATGCCATCTCGGTACCGTTCACCCAACAGGCGGCCTTTCCAGGTCACCACAAATGCCGCAGTCATCCCCTTCGGGTCTGCAAAGGCAGCGTCCAGAGCGGCTTCTACTTTTTCTAAATTCACTTCCGTTGGCCAGGGATCGCCAGGCACCAGGTCACCCATCGGCCAGGGTGTGGTCGCAGCATCGGGCAAATTCTTCTGGATAGCGACCGGCCGGAAATACACGGAATCCACCCCTTCCGGCAAAGTTACACAACCCTGATCCCCATAGTACCGCGCAACCCGTACGGTGCCGTCGGGGAGCGTAAGCCGCACTTCTTTCTTTTCTTCGTCGATAACCCGCTTGATGATCTCTTTCCGGTATTTGTAAGGTGCACTGAAGTATCCGATGTTTTCTGCTGCAAAGTCGGCATCCAAACCGGTAATGAATACAGCAGAACACAGGATCTTGGCAAAGCCGGAGATGTGGTGGGACAGTGCATTTCCCGGTACCTGTTCATAAGGCGTATTCATCTCAAAGGAATCGGCGCGCGCGATCAGCTCTTCCTTGGTCGCAATATCCGAAGCACTACCTAACGTGGAATCCTGATGGCCACAAGCCACCGCTACTAATCCGAGGGCCACGAATCCCAGGAGTATCAACACATTCTTTCGCATAATCATTGGTTATGGTTAAAGCTACAAATAATGGGGTTTTTTCCGCGGTAAAGACTTATCCCAGGTTTACAAGCTGGACTATTCTTTCTCCGGATCCCTATCCAGCTCTTTTCTGAATTCCGGATAGGATAGCATCCTGAATGTCGAAAGGTCGGGCATCCTGAAGCCCGCCTGCGGGATCCTTTCAATGGAATCTACCTCCCTAAAAACCATCTTTTCACTTCCTATATACCGGTATACTTCCAGAACAAACGGAAAATCCAAATAATCCGGATCAAGGAATTCATGCGGATTAAGATGTCTGTTTAAAAAGAAATAGATGTGCGGGTTGTAATTATAGATGTAATCAGGCACCTTGCCTAAAACATAATACGTAATGGATGTGTCCAATCCGCCTCCAACGGCTTGAAGAGAAATTTCTTTTTTTTGATAGATCACACCGGAAGTTCCTAAAGATGTAGTCACTTCGTCACCGGTGCATTCCCAAACTTCATCAACCAGATCTCCAACGACCCATTTTCCACCCGAGTCGCTCAATGGTATTTGCGTTCCGATTTGTTTCTCTTTGTTAAAAAGGAAATTTTGACCAAAACGATAATCTTCCACTGAATATCCATATTTGGTCTCCTGAAATGCCGTATCATTAAATAAATAAAATTTCGTCGTATCTTGATTAGCAGAAAGTCCAACAGTTATTAATAATAAAACGAGTGAATCCACCATAATCGACTAATTATCAACAGATTAAATTCAATGCTATCTATGACATTTTATATTTACTTCACTTCCCATTTAAATGCTTCGTATGGATATTTCCATCTGGCGTGAAACAGTTACTCCCGCCACAACCCAATTTTAAATGGATTTATTTTTGACTTCAGAAATAACTGCATGCGGGCATCATTCACTTTTTCTTTCTTAGCCGGAAAATTCGTTTCCATCATCTGGATTCCTCTTCCTTTCCATGCCAACCCGATGAATTCAAATTGACCATCCGAAGAAATGAAGGCAGAGGGGCGGTATAAGCCTTCTATTTGCCAGAAAACAAATGGTAATTGCAGGGTCAGTACGACAACAAAAACAATCGATGGTATGTAGATAAGTGGACGCATTTATTAAAGTATTGCATTAAATGTAGCAATTAATCCATAAAATGGGATGCAAAAAACAAGGATGCATAAGGCTGAATTTCACCCGGAAGGAATAATAAGCAGAACACCATAAAATAACCAGTTCCCCGAATTCGATTCGTGTGCCCCCCTACTGAATACGAACTGCTGATTACTGAATACTGACCAACCGCTACACCGTCTTCCGGTACCGCCATACTGCCAGGCTATTAAATAAGATGCCAAAGGCCCCGATGATACCAACGTAGGGCAGGATATCCATAAATCCGGCACCCTTGATCATCACCCCGCGGACTACTTCGATCATGTAGGTTACCGGATTTGAGTAAGCAATGACCTTGGCCCAGCCAGGCATGCTTTCGACCGGAGTGTACAGTCCGCTCATTAAAATGAATATCATCACAAAAAAGAAAGACACGAAGGTGGCCTGTTGCTGGTTATCCGCAAAAGTAGAGATGAGCAGACCTATTCCCAGGATAGCCGCCAGGTAGAAAGCGGAGAACGCATAGATTACCCACAGCGGACCGACTGAAACAATACCATAAACCACATAGGCGATCACCAGACCCAGAGTAAGCGAAAACATACCCATGACCCAAAATGGGATCATCTTACCCAACAAAAACTGGTATTTTTTTATTGGCGTCACATTGATCTGTTCGATGGTACCTGCTTCCTTTTCCTGAACGATGTTCATGGATGCCAGAAAGCTGCCCACCATGGTGATAAGTACCGCCAGGATTCCCGGCACCATAAAAAGATGGTAATCGATGTGCGGGTTAAACCAGAGTTGTGGTTCGATCTGCACCATTTCCACCGGACTGTATC
The Lewinellaceae bacterium DNA segment above includes these coding regions:
- a CDS encoding ABC transporter permease: MGTFKYVLEKEFQQIRRNPTIVRMMLAVPIIQLIVLPFAADYEIKQLNLAVVDQDHSSYSRELMGEMTASGYFQLANYSSSFNEALGAVERNEADLILEIPAHFERDLVREDGATLALYANAINQVKGGLSQLYAGQIIRRFNNHIRAEWVQWPRYSPVEMVQIEPQLWFNPHIDYHLFMVPGILAVLITMVGSFLASMNIVQEKEAGTIEQINVTPIKKYQFLLGKMIPFWVMGMFSLTLGLVIAYVVYGIVSVGPLWVIYAFSAFYLAAILGIGLLISTFADNQQQATFVSFFFVMIFILMSGLYTPVESMPGWAKVIAYSNPVTYMIEVVRGVMIKGAGFMDILPYVGIIGAFGILFNSLAVWRYRKTV
- a CDS encoding serine hydrolase, translated to MIMRKNVLILLGFVALGLVAVACGHQDSTLGSASDIATKEELIARADSFEMNTPYEQVPGNALSHHISGFAKILCSAVFITGLDADFAAENIGYFSAPYKYRKEIIKRVIDEEKKEVRLTLPDGTVRVARYYGDQGCVTLPEGVDSVYFRPVAIQKNLPDAATTPWPMGDLVPGDPWPTEVNLEKVEAALDAAFADPKGMTAAFVVTWKGRLLGERYRDGITMHTPLESWSMGKSLTATLLGTLMQKGVYTLDQSAPVPEWQEPGDPRQEIRIKDILHMSSGLRFRAPQDPDYDESLGYPDHLYVYTDAGNSFHWAATRPQEWPPNTIGRYRNSDPVLINYLVRLGVENNLHEDYLSYPQRALFDKVGVRDMIMETDPTGNFLLQGYEFASGRDWARLGNLYLQDGVWNGERILPEGYAAFVSTLAPAWKADRRPIYGGFFWINGDGGFPIPKDAYFMAGAGGQYTIIIPSHDLVVVRLGHYKGAPEGGEDLNKALALLMEAVPGKS